From Miscanthus floridulus cultivar M001 chromosome 15, ASM1932011v1, whole genome shotgun sequence, the proteins below share one genomic window:
- the LOC136508204 gene encoding transcription factor PHYTOCHROME INTERACTING FACTOR-LIKE 13-like isoform X4: MNQQYIPDWSGDMGDTFAPLGGDDDGLIELLWCNGHVVMQSQALLRKPPRPDKAAAPAAVQDDDAAAAAAQAWFQYPVEDPLERDDLFAELFGEAQAAVDGARGACCKEEAERGGEAARQSSRMMPPPLPRPRDEKACPGDDGGGPDGAAARTSAGCEVTEGGESSMLTIGSSFCGSNHVQQTTPRARDAVTPPGAAKDVARARDAATDTSSATRSRSCTTKSEHRGPGAAAAAAHRSGKRKQSDATDAEDVEFESADVTCEPAQKTTTAKRRRAAEVHNLSERRRRDRINEKMKALQELIPHCNKTDKASMLDEAIEYLKSLQLQLQMMWMGGGMAAAAAPVVFPAGVHQYMQRMVAGPPPHHVASMPGMPFMAPPADVHGAPPPVPDLYARYLALDHHLPPPPPPLVAPPYTVQQHCLQGTMGFYQRQNPALPPPPPTAVPAASPSDGILHKKYENCGKPEIQGMTG, translated from the exons ATGAACCAGCAGTACATCCCTGATTGGAGCGGCGACATGGGCGACACCTTCGCGCCATTGGG cggcgacgacgacggcctgATCGAGCTGCTGTGGTGCAACGGCCACGTGGTCATGCAGAGCCAGGCGCTGCTGCGGAAGCCGCCGAGGCCCGACAAGGCCGCCGCGCCAGCGGCGGTGCAGGAcgacgacgcggcggcggcggcggcgcaggcgtGGTTCCAGTACCCGGTGGAGGACCCCCTCGAGAGGGACGACCTCTTCGCGGAGCTCTTCGGAGAGGCGCAGGCGGCGGTCGACGGCGCCAGGGGGGCGTGCTGCAAGGAGGAGGCGGAGCGCGGGGGCGAGGCCGCGCGCCAGAGCAGCAGGAtgatgccgccgccgctgccgaggCCGCGGGACGAGAAGGCGTGCCCGGGAGATGACGGCGGCGGCCCGGACGGTGCCGCAGCGAGGACGTCCGCCGGCTGCGAGGTCACGGAGGGCGGCGAGTCGTCCATGCTCACCATCGGGTCCAGCTTCTGCGGGAGCAACCACGTGCAGCAGACGACGCCGCGCGCCCGCGACGCCGTCACGCCGCCGGGGGCCGCTAAGGACGTCGCCAGGGCCCGCGACGCCGCGACGGACACGTCGTCGGCGACGCGGTCCAGGTCCTGCACCACCAAGAGCGAGCATCGCGGTcccggcgccgccgctgccgccgcccacCGGAGCGGCAAGCGGAAGCAGAGCGACGCCACGGACGCCGAG GACGTGGAGTTCGAGTCCGCTGACGTGACGTGCGAGCCGGCGCAGAAGACGACGACGGCCaagcgccgccgcgccgccgaagTCCACAACCTCTCCGAGCGG AGGAGAAGGGACAGAATCAACGAGAAGATGAAGGCCCTGCAGGAGCTCATACCTCACTGCAACAAA ACGGACAAGGCGTCGATGCTGGACGAGGCGATCGAGTACCTCAAGTCGCTGCAGCTCCAGCTGCAG ATGATGTGGATGGGCGGCGGaatggcagcggcagcggcgccggTGGTGTTCCCGGCGGGGGTGCACCAGTACATGCAGCGGATGGTGGCCGGGCCCCCTCCCCACCACGTGGCTTCCATGCCCGGTATGCCGTTCATGGCGCCGCCGGCCGACGTGCAtggcgcgccgccgccggtgccCGACCTCTACGCGCGCTACCTCGCCCTGGACCAccacctgccgccgccgccgccgcccttggtAGCACCACCATACACGGTTCAGCAGCATTGCCTGCAGGGCACGATGGGCTTCTACCAGCGGCAGAAccccgcgctgccgccgccgccgccgaccgccGTTCCGGCGGCGTCGCCTTCCGACGGCATCCTGCACAAAAAATACG AGAATTGTGGGAAGCCTGAGATCCAGGGTATGACCGGATGA
- the LOC136508204 gene encoding transcription factor PHYTOCHROME INTERACTING FACTOR-LIKE 13-like isoform X1: MNQQYIPDWSGDMGDTFAPLGSGDDDGLIELLWCNGHVVMQSQALLRKPPRPDKAAAPAAVQDDDAAAAAAQAWFQYPVEDPLERDDLFAELFGEAQAAVDGARGACCKEEAERGGEAARQSSRMMPPPLPRPRDEKACPGDDGGGPDGAAARTSAGCEVTEGGESSMLTIGSSFCGSNHVQQTTPRARDAVTPPGAAKDVARARDAATDTSSATRSRSCTTKSEHRGPGAAAAAAHRSGKRKQSDATDAEDVEFESADVTCEPAQKTTTAKRRRAAEVHNLSERRRRDRINEKMKALQELIPHCNKTDKASMLDEAIEYLKSLQLQLQVSFGFLPSFLVAPKPSSSYPRTRHRPTCNVCIVAAHADDVDGRRNGSGSGAGGVPGGGAPVHAADGGRAPSPPRGFHARYAVHGAAGRRAWRAAAGARPLRALPRPGPPPAAAAAALGSTTIHGSAALPAGHDGLLPAAEPRAAAAAADRRSGGVAFRRHPAQKIRELWEA, translated from the exons ATGAACCAGCAGTACATCCCTGATTGGAGCGGCGACATGGGCGACACCTTCGCGCCATTGGG cagcggcgacgacgacggcctgATCGAGCTGCTGTGGTGCAACGGCCACGTGGTCATGCAGAGCCAGGCGCTGCTGCGGAAGCCGCCGAGGCCCGACAAGGCCGCCGCGCCAGCGGCGGTGCAGGAcgacgacgcggcggcggcggcggcgcaggcgtGGTTCCAGTACCCGGTGGAGGACCCCCTCGAGAGGGACGACCTCTTCGCGGAGCTCTTCGGAGAGGCGCAGGCGGCGGTCGACGGCGCCAGGGGGGCGTGCTGCAAGGAGGAGGCGGAGCGCGGGGGCGAGGCCGCGCGCCAGAGCAGCAGGAtgatgccgccgccgctgccgaggCCGCGGGACGAGAAGGCGTGCCCGGGAGATGACGGCGGCGGCCCGGACGGTGCCGCAGCGAGGACGTCCGCCGGCTGCGAGGTCACGGAGGGCGGCGAGTCGTCCATGCTCACCATCGGGTCCAGCTTCTGCGGGAGCAACCACGTGCAGCAGACGACGCCGCGCGCCCGCGACGCCGTCACGCCGCCGGGGGCCGCTAAGGACGTCGCCAGGGCCCGCGACGCCGCGACGGACACGTCGTCGGCGACGCGGTCCAGGTCCTGCACCACCAAGAGCGAGCATCGCGGTcccggcgccgccgctgccgccgcccacCGGAGCGGCAAGCGGAAGCAGAGCGACGCCACGGACGCCGAG GACGTGGAGTTCGAGTCCGCTGACGTGACGTGCGAGCCGGCGCAGAAGACGACGACGGCCaagcgccgccgcgccgccgaagTCCACAACCTCTCCGAGCGG AGGAGAAGGGACAGAATCAACGAGAAGATGAAGGCCCTGCAGGAGCTCATACCTCACTGCAACAAA ACGGACAAGGCGTCGATGCTGGACGAGGCGATCGAGTACCTCAAGTCGCTGCAGCTCCAGCTGCAGGTGAGCTTcggcttccttccttccttcctcgtCGCCCCAAAACCAAGCTCCAGCTACCCAAGAACGAGACATCGACCGACGTGTAACGTTTGCATTGTCGCGGCGCACGCAGATGATGTGGATGGGCGGCGGaatggcagcggcagcggcgccggTGGTGTTCCCGGCGGGGGTGCACCAGTACATGCAGCGGATGGTGGCCGGGCCCCCTCCCCACCACGTGGCTTCCATGCCCGGTATGCCGTTCATGGCGCCGCCGGCCGACGTGCAtggcgcgccgccgccggtgccCGACCTCTACGCGCGCTACCTCGCCCTGGACCAccacctgccgccgccgccgccgcccttggtAGCACCACCATACACGGTTCAGCAGCATTGCCTGCAGGGCACGATGGGCTTCTACCAGCGGCAGAAccccgcgctgccgccgccgccgccgaccgccGTTCCGGCGGCGTCGCCTTCCGACGGCATCCTGCACAAAAAATACG AGAATTGTGGGAAGCCTGA
- the LOC136508204 gene encoding transcription factor PHYTOCHROME INTERACTING FACTOR-LIKE 13-like isoform X2, whose amino-acid sequence MNQQYIPDWSGDMGDTFAPLGGDDDGLIELLWCNGHVVMQSQALLRKPPRPDKAAAPAAVQDDDAAAAAAQAWFQYPVEDPLERDDLFAELFGEAQAAVDGARGACCKEEAERGGEAARQSSRMMPPPLPRPRDEKACPGDDGGGPDGAAARTSAGCEVTEGGESSMLTIGSSFCGSNHVQQTTPRARDAVTPPGAAKDVARARDAATDTSSATRSRSCTTKSEHRGPGAAAAAAHRSGKRKQSDATDAEDVEFESADVTCEPAQKTTTAKRRRAAEVHNLSERRRRDRINEKMKALQELIPHCNKTDKASMLDEAIEYLKSLQLQLQVSFGFLPSFLVAPKPSSSYPRTRHRPTCNVCIVAAHADDVDGRRNGSGSGAGGVPGGGAPVHAADGGRAPSPPRGFHARYAVHGAAGRRAWRAAAGARPLRALPRPGPPPAAAAAALGSTTIHGSAALPAGHDGLLPAAEPRAAAAAADRRSGGVAFRRHPAQKIRELWEA is encoded by the exons ATGAACCAGCAGTACATCCCTGATTGGAGCGGCGACATGGGCGACACCTTCGCGCCATTGGG cggcgacgacgacggcctgATCGAGCTGCTGTGGTGCAACGGCCACGTGGTCATGCAGAGCCAGGCGCTGCTGCGGAAGCCGCCGAGGCCCGACAAGGCCGCCGCGCCAGCGGCGGTGCAGGAcgacgacgcggcggcggcggcggcgcaggcgtGGTTCCAGTACCCGGTGGAGGACCCCCTCGAGAGGGACGACCTCTTCGCGGAGCTCTTCGGAGAGGCGCAGGCGGCGGTCGACGGCGCCAGGGGGGCGTGCTGCAAGGAGGAGGCGGAGCGCGGGGGCGAGGCCGCGCGCCAGAGCAGCAGGAtgatgccgccgccgctgccgaggCCGCGGGACGAGAAGGCGTGCCCGGGAGATGACGGCGGCGGCCCGGACGGTGCCGCAGCGAGGACGTCCGCCGGCTGCGAGGTCACGGAGGGCGGCGAGTCGTCCATGCTCACCATCGGGTCCAGCTTCTGCGGGAGCAACCACGTGCAGCAGACGACGCCGCGCGCCCGCGACGCCGTCACGCCGCCGGGGGCCGCTAAGGACGTCGCCAGGGCCCGCGACGCCGCGACGGACACGTCGTCGGCGACGCGGTCCAGGTCCTGCACCACCAAGAGCGAGCATCGCGGTcccggcgccgccgctgccgccgcccacCGGAGCGGCAAGCGGAAGCAGAGCGACGCCACGGACGCCGAG GACGTGGAGTTCGAGTCCGCTGACGTGACGTGCGAGCCGGCGCAGAAGACGACGACGGCCaagcgccgccgcgccgccgaagTCCACAACCTCTCCGAGCGG AGGAGAAGGGACAGAATCAACGAGAAGATGAAGGCCCTGCAGGAGCTCATACCTCACTGCAACAAA ACGGACAAGGCGTCGATGCTGGACGAGGCGATCGAGTACCTCAAGTCGCTGCAGCTCCAGCTGCAGGTGAGCTTcggcttccttccttccttcctcgtCGCCCCAAAACCAAGCTCCAGCTACCCAAGAACGAGACATCGACCGACGTGTAACGTTTGCATTGTCGCGGCGCACGCAGATGATGTGGATGGGCGGCGGaatggcagcggcagcggcgccggTGGTGTTCCCGGCGGGGGTGCACCAGTACATGCAGCGGATGGTGGCCGGGCCCCCTCCCCACCACGTGGCTTCCATGCCCGGTATGCCGTTCATGGCGCCGCCGGCCGACGTGCAtggcgcgccgccgccggtgccCGACCTCTACGCGCGCTACCTCGCCCTGGACCAccacctgccgccgccgccgccgcccttggtAGCACCACCATACACGGTTCAGCAGCATTGCCTGCAGGGCACGATGGGCTTCTACCAGCGGCAGAAccccgcgctgccgccgccgccgccgaccgccGTTCCGGCGGCGTCGCCTTCCGACGGCATCCTGCACAAAAAATACG AGAATTGTGGGAAGCCTGA
- the LOC136508204 gene encoding transcription factor PHYTOCHROME INTERACTING FACTOR-LIKE 13-like isoform X3 has protein sequence MNQQYIPDWSGDMGDTFAPLGSGDDDGLIELLWCNGHVVMQSQALLRKPPRPDKAAAPAAVQDDDAAAAAAQAWFQYPVEDPLERDDLFAELFGEAQAAVDGARGACCKEEAERGGEAARQSSRMMPPPLPRPRDEKACPGDDGGGPDGAAARTSAGCEVTEGGESSMLTIGSSFCGSNHVQQTTPRARDAVTPPGAAKDVARARDAATDTSSATRSRSCTTKSEHRGPGAAAAAAHRSGKRKQSDATDAEDVEFESADVTCEPAQKTTTAKRRRAAEVHNLSERRRRDRINEKMKALQELIPHCNKTDKASMLDEAIEYLKSLQLQLQMMWMGGGMAAAAAPVVFPAGVHQYMQRMVAGPPPHHVASMPGMPFMAPPADVHGAPPPVPDLYARYLALDHHLPPPPPPLVAPPYTVQQHCLQGTMGFYQRQNPALPPPPPTAVPAASPSDGILHKKYENCGKPEIQGMTG, from the exons ATGAACCAGCAGTACATCCCTGATTGGAGCGGCGACATGGGCGACACCTTCGCGCCATTGGG cagcggcgacgacgacggcctgATCGAGCTGCTGTGGTGCAACGGCCACGTGGTCATGCAGAGCCAGGCGCTGCTGCGGAAGCCGCCGAGGCCCGACAAGGCCGCCGCGCCAGCGGCGGTGCAGGAcgacgacgcggcggcggcggcggcgcaggcgtGGTTCCAGTACCCGGTGGAGGACCCCCTCGAGAGGGACGACCTCTTCGCGGAGCTCTTCGGAGAGGCGCAGGCGGCGGTCGACGGCGCCAGGGGGGCGTGCTGCAAGGAGGAGGCGGAGCGCGGGGGCGAGGCCGCGCGCCAGAGCAGCAGGAtgatgccgccgccgctgccgaggCCGCGGGACGAGAAGGCGTGCCCGGGAGATGACGGCGGCGGCCCGGACGGTGCCGCAGCGAGGACGTCCGCCGGCTGCGAGGTCACGGAGGGCGGCGAGTCGTCCATGCTCACCATCGGGTCCAGCTTCTGCGGGAGCAACCACGTGCAGCAGACGACGCCGCGCGCCCGCGACGCCGTCACGCCGCCGGGGGCCGCTAAGGACGTCGCCAGGGCCCGCGACGCCGCGACGGACACGTCGTCGGCGACGCGGTCCAGGTCCTGCACCACCAAGAGCGAGCATCGCGGTcccggcgccgccgctgccgccgcccacCGGAGCGGCAAGCGGAAGCAGAGCGACGCCACGGACGCCGAG GACGTGGAGTTCGAGTCCGCTGACGTGACGTGCGAGCCGGCGCAGAAGACGACGACGGCCaagcgccgccgcgccgccgaagTCCACAACCTCTCCGAGCGG AGGAGAAGGGACAGAATCAACGAGAAGATGAAGGCCCTGCAGGAGCTCATACCTCACTGCAACAAA ACGGACAAGGCGTCGATGCTGGACGAGGCGATCGAGTACCTCAAGTCGCTGCAGCTCCAGCTGCAG ATGATGTGGATGGGCGGCGGaatggcagcggcagcggcgccggTGGTGTTCCCGGCGGGGGTGCACCAGTACATGCAGCGGATGGTGGCCGGGCCCCCTCCCCACCACGTGGCTTCCATGCCCGGTATGCCGTTCATGGCGCCGCCGGCCGACGTGCAtggcgcgccgccgccggtgccCGACCTCTACGCGCGCTACCTCGCCCTGGACCAccacctgccgccgccgccgccgcccttggtAGCACCACCATACACGGTTCAGCAGCATTGCCTGCAGGGCACGATGGGCTTCTACCAGCGGCAGAAccccgcgctgccgccgccgccgccgaccgccGTTCCGGCGGCGTCGCCTTCCGACGGCATCCTGCACAAAAAATACG AGAATTGTGGGAAGCCTGAGATCCAGGGTATGACCGGATGA